In the bacterium genome, one interval contains:
- the gcvPA gene encoding aminomethyl-transferring glycine dehydrogenase subunit GcvPA has product MRFIPHSPTDVAEMLAAVGVASLDDLFRDIPDALRATGAIALPPGLSEQEVRRRLAELAARNDGATHLSFLGAGAYPHFSPAVVDNLLQRAEFYSAYTPYQPEVSQGTLQAIFEFQTLVAMLFGLEVANASMYDGASATAEAALMALRLAPKRPRIVLARSLHPHYRATVRTYLEGAGDSELLEAPFGADGRIDRDWLARHVDPRTSAVIVGYPNVFGVVEDLRGLHAIAAAQGALLVTATAESLALALLQSPGDCGAEIAVGEGQSFGIPLSYGGPGVGLFATRSKHVRSMPGRLVGEAHDDAGRRGYVLTLATREQHIRRERATSNICTNHGLVALAATVYLCLHGKHGLRQLAHLNLTRAHRAARALTAGGRWRMAFDGPFFNELALRGAGAQAALDAARADGVLAGVPLGEWYPELDDAFLVAVTEVHDDAALLRLARALGA; this is encoded by the coding sequence ATGCGTTTCATCCCCCACAGCCCCACCGACGTCGCGGAGATGCTCGCTGCCGTCGGCGTGGCGTCGCTCGACGACCTCTTCCGCGACATCCCGGACGCGCTGCGCGCGACCGGTGCCATCGCCCTGCCGCCGGGCCTCTCCGAGCAGGAGGTGCGGCGCCGGCTCGCGGAGCTGGCGGCGCGCAACGACGGCGCGACGCACCTGAGCTTCCTCGGCGCCGGCGCCTACCCGCACTTCTCGCCGGCGGTGGTCGACAACCTGCTGCAGCGCGCCGAGTTCTACTCCGCCTACACCCCGTACCAGCCGGAGGTGAGCCAGGGCACGCTGCAGGCGATCTTCGAGTTCCAGACCCTGGTGGCGATGTTGTTCGGGCTCGAGGTCGCCAACGCCAGCATGTACGACGGCGCTTCGGCCACCGCCGAGGCGGCGCTGATGGCGCTGCGGCTGGCGCCGAAGCGGCCGCGCATCGTCCTCGCCCGCTCGCTGCACCCGCACTATCGCGCGACGGTGCGCACCTACCTCGAGGGCGCGGGCGATTCGGAGCTGCTGGAGGCGCCGTTCGGCGCCGACGGGCGCATCGATCGCGACTGGCTGGCGCGGCACGTCGATCCGCGCACGTCCGCGGTCATCGTCGGCTACCCCAACGTCTTCGGCGTCGTCGAGGACCTGCGCGGCCTGCACGCCATCGCCGCGGCCCAGGGGGCGCTGCTGGTGACGGCGACCGCCGAGTCGCTGGCCCTGGCGCTGTTGCAGTCGCCGGGCGACTGCGGCGCCGAGATCGCGGTCGGCGAGGGGCAGAGCTTCGGCATCCCGCTGTCGTACGGCGGCCCGGGCGTGGGGCTGTTCGCGACGCGCAGCAAGCACGTGCGCAGCATGCCGGGCCGCCTGGTTGGCGAGGCGCACGACGATGCCGGACGACGCGGCTACGTGCTCACGCTGGCAACCCGCGAGCAGCACATCCGCCGCGAGCGGGCGACCTCGAACATCTGCACCAACCACGGGCTGGTCGCGCTCGCCGCGACCGTCTACCTCTGTCTCCACGGCAAGCACGGCCTGCGACAGCTCGCGCACCTCAACCTGACGCGCGCCCATCGCGCCGCCCGCGCGCTCACCGCCGGCGGACGCTGGCGGATGGCGTTCGACGGCCCGTTCTTCAACGAGCTGGCGCTGCGCGGCGCCGGCGCGCAGGCCGCGCTCGACGCCGCCCGCGCCGATGGCGTCCTCGCCGGGGTGCCGCTGGGCGAGTGGTACCCGGAGCTCGACGACGCGTTCCTGGTCGCCGTCACCGAGGTGCACGACGACGCCGCGCTGCTGCGGCTGGCGAGGGCGCTCGGCGCATGA
- the gcvH gene encoding glycine cleavage system protein GcvH: MEFPDDLKYSREHEWVLVEGKVATVGITAFAEEQLGDVVFVELPAVGDKVTKDEAMGVVESVKAVSDVYAPVSGTVLEVNDDLPESTELVNEDPYGDGWMVKIELSDPTDLDELMTAAEYEAFVQEQQE, translated from the coding sequence ATGGAGTTCCCGGACGATCTGAAGTACTCGCGCGAGCACGAATGGGTGCTCGTCGAGGGCAAGGTGGCGACGGTCGGCATCACCGCCTTCGCCGAGGAGCAGCTCGGCGACGTCGTGTTCGTCGAGCTGCCGGCGGTCGGCGACAAGGTGACGAAGGACGAGGCGATGGGCGTGGTCGAGTCGGTGAAGGCCGTGTCCGACGTCTACGCGCCGGTCAGCGGCACCGTCCTCGAGGTCAACGACGACCTGCCCGAGAGCACCGAGCTGGTGAACGAGGATCCGTACGGCGACGGGTGGATGGTGAAGATCGAGCTCAGCGATCCCACCGACCTCGACGAGCTGATGACCGCCGCCGAGTACGAAGCGTTCGTGCAGGAGCAACAGGAATAG
- the gcvT gene encoding glycine cleavage system aminomethyltransferase GcvT produces MSRTPLYDAHRALGARMVDFAGWEMPVQYRGIIEEHAAVRTRAGLFDVSHMGEIELRGAGALAACQRATANDVGRLRDGAAQYSLLLDPGGGIVDDVIVHRLDAERLMLCVNAANRAADLAYLREHARGADVVDVSDATALLALQGPRATAILSGCTALALAEMPRFTFAAAEVAGRRALVAHTGYTGEDGWELYLAAGDARAVWDALLEVGAAHGISPAGLGARDTLRLEAALPLYGHELGPDTSPYEARLGWVVQPGKGEFVGRAALLAARARGPRRLLVGIELVDPGVPRAEYRVLRDGEPVGVLTSGTKSPTLGKGIALGYVDPAASAVDTALAVEIRARAAAARVVPLPFYRRGGS; encoded by the coding sequence GTGAGCCGCACGCCGCTCTACGACGCGCACCGCGCGCTCGGCGCGCGCATGGTCGACTTCGCCGGCTGGGAGATGCCGGTGCAGTATCGCGGCATCATCGAGGAGCACGCCGCGGTGCGCACGCGCGCCGGGCTGTTCGACGTCAGCCACATGGGCGAGATCGAGCTGCGCGGCGCCGGCGCGCTCGCCGCCTGCCAGCGCGCCACCGCCAACGACGTCGGTCGCCTGCGCGACGGCGCGGCGCAGTACTCGCTGCTCCTCGATCCCGGCGGCGGCATCGTCGACGACGTCATCGTCCACCGCCTCGATGCCGAGCGGCTGATGCTCTGCGTCAACGCCGCCAACCGCGCCGCCGACCTCGCCTACCTGCGCGAGCACGCGCGCGGCGCCGACGTCGTCGACGTCAGCGATGCGACCGCCCTGCTGGCGCTGCAGGGGCCGCGCGCCACCGCGATCCTGTCCGGCTGCACGGCGCTGGCGCTGGCCGAGATGCCGCGTTTCACCTTCGCCGCGGCCGAGGTCGCGGGCCGCCGCGCCCTGGTGGCGCACACCGGCTACACGGGCGAGGACGGCTGGGAGCTCTATCTCGCCGCCGGCGATGCGCGCGCCGTCTGGGACGCGCTGCTCGAGGTCGGCGCCGCGCACGGCATCAGCCCCGCCGGCCTCGGCGCGCGCGACACGCTGCGCCTGGAGGCGGCGCTGCCGCTCTACGGACACGAGCTGGGTCCCGACACCTCGCCGTACGAGGCGCGGCTCGGCTGGGTGGTGCAGCCGGGGAAGGGCGAGTTCGTCGGCCGCGCGGCGCTCCTCGCCGCCAGGGCGCGCGGCCCGCGCCGCCTCCTGGTGGGCATCGAGCTGGTCGATCCGGGCGTGCCGCGCGCCGAGTACCGCGTCCTGCGCGACGGCGAGCCGGTCGGCGTGCTCACCAGCGGCACCAAGTCCCCGACCCTTGGCAAGGGCATAGCGCTCGGATATGTCGACCCCGCCGCAAGCGCGGTCGACACGGCGCTGGCGGTGGAGATCCGCGCCCGCGCCGCCGCGGCACGGGTGGTGCCGTTGCCGTTCTACCGGCGCGGCGGGTCGTGA
- the folD gene encoding bifunctional methylenetetrahydrofolate dehydrogenase/methenyltetrahydrofolate cyclohydrolase FolD, which yields MAQIIDGKAVAAAVRDEVRAEAADFAARHGRAPGLAVVLVGDDPASATYVRNKRRACADCGIASIGHELPATTAQADLLTLVRELNARRDVDGILVQLPLPKGLDAAPVIDAIDPDKDVDGLHPISQGRLVSGMPGLRPCTPLGVMRLLDTAGAALAGARAVVVGRSNLVGKPVAFLLLERHATLTICHSRTRDLAAEVRQADVLVAAIGQARFIQGDWIKPGAIVIDVGTNRGADGKLVGDVDFAAASARAAAITPVPGGVGPMTIAMLLKNTVAAARAREARA from the coding sequence GACTTCGCGGCGCGCCACGGGCGCGCCCCCGGGCTGGCGGTGGTGCTGGTCGGCGACGATCCCGCTTCCGCCACCTACGTCCGCAACAAGCGCAGGGCCTGCGCCGACTGCGGTATCGCGTCGATCGGCCACGAGCTGCCGGCGACCACCGCGCAGGCCGACCTGCTGACATTGGTGCGCGAGCTGAACGCGCGCCGCGACGTCGACGGCATCCTGGTGCAACTCCCCCTGCCGAAGGGGCTGGATGCGGCGCCGGTCATCGACGCCATCGATCCCGACAAGGACGTGGACGGGCTGCACCCGATCAGCCAGGGCCGCCTGGTGTCCGGCATGCCCGGCCTGCGGCCCTGCACGCCGCTCGGCGTCATGCGCCTGCTCGACACCGCCGGGGCCGCGCTCGCGGGCGCGCGCGCCGTGGTGGTCGGGCGCAGCAATCTGGTCGGCAAGCCGGTCGCCTTTCTTCTGCTCGAGCGCCACGCGACGCTGACGATCTGCCACTCGCGCACCCGCGACCTGGCCGCCGAAGTGCGCCAGGCCGACGTGCTGGTCGCCGCCATCGGCCAGGCGCGCTTCATTCAGGGCGACTGGATCAAGCCGGGCGCCATCGTCATCGACGTCGGCACCAACCGCGGCGCCGATGGCAAGCTGGTCGGCGACGTCGACTTCGCCGCCGCCAGCGCCCGTGCCGCGGCCATCACGCCGGTGCCCGGCGGCGTCGGCCCGATGACCATCGCCATGCTGCTCAAGAACACCGTCGCGGCGGCGCGCGCGCGCGAGGCGCGGGCGTGA